One Oryza glaberrima chromosome 10, OglaRS2, whole genome shotgun sequence DNA segment encodes these proteins:
- the LOC127752645 gene encoding LOW QUALITY PROTEIN: uncharacterized protein LOC127752645 (The sequence of the model RefSeq protein was modified relative to this genomic sequence to represent the inferred CDS: substituted 1 base at 1 genomic stop codon): protein MGDKIDLPENILRDYIPDVDKVKWILDNNHNITYFTEDDIKRITNNYSTKLGKGAYGEVYKGVIGDNRFIAVKKFIRVDKLDEFAKEVIVHTQVNHKNVVRLVGCCKDENAPMIVFEYAANXNLSDLLYCGDTPISLGTRLSIVIQCAEALGCMHSMYNPIVHCDFKLSNILVDENFHAKISDFGISRILSTDNTNLTMNVRGSIGYMDPTFAREGRLTPKSDVYSFGVVLIELITKTKPTNMEKNVIRRFIQAPQKRKGAKELFDVDIAKESNMKILEGIGKIAKDCIKEDIDKRPEMNNVAARLRELRKTLELGGKRQNGGHILKDIYNIRIYTNEEILNITHNFSTALSKSSSSDVYLGDIDDNTRVAVKVFTNVSESREEFVLQLIIQSQVQHQNIVKLFGCCLEMDHPISVCEYVPNGALCNYLVVEKGEETGERSLLDMNTRHFIALGVANAIACLHEKWMDTLNDSITPWDILLDGNFCSKLSKPTPIIINESTIMTTEVVPGNYMYMAPERLFFSRGFITAKADVYSFGQLLLDIVFGIRDTMFWEELVGRKSFDFVNIVYQEVYLKQRIADCLDPCIIQAEAYDSARSMATAEHMVKTALWCMQFNADHRPSMQKVVEMLQGTIDIDEPPNPRSSNLYDSASYSNYRHNLPHPSSDEVYSIIQKCLA, encoded by the exons ATGGGAGACAAAATAGACCTCCCAGAAAACATTCTTAGAGATTATATCCCAGATGTTGACAAGGTAAAATGGATACTGGACAACAATCACAACATAACTTACTTCACAGAAGATGATATCAAAAGAATAACAAACAATTACAGCACTAAGCTTGGAAAGGGTGCTTATGGAGAGGTTTATAAAGGGGTTATTGGGGATAACCGTTTCATAGCTGTGAAGAAATTTATCAGAGTAGATAAACTAGATGAGTTTGCTAAAGAGGTAATTGTTCATACTCAAGTCAACCATAAGAATGTAGTAAGGCTGGTTGGGTGTTGTAAAGACGAAAATGCTCCAATGATTGTATTTGAGTATGCTGCTAATTGAAACTTGAGTGATCTTCTTTATTGTGGTGATACTCCAATCTCTTTGGGCACAAGATTGAGCATTGTTATACAATGTGCGGAAGCATTAGGGTGCATGCACTCCATGTACAATCCCATTGTTCATTGTGATTTTAAGCTGTCCAATATTCTTGTGGATGAGAACTTTCATGCAAAAATATCTGATTTTGGAATATCAAGGATTCTGTCAACAGATAACACAAATCTAACTATGAATGTGCGAGGGAGTATCGGCTACATGGATCCAACATTTGCAAGGGAGGGGCGCCTCACACCAAAAAGTGATGTGTACAGCTTTGGGGTTGTTCTTATTGAACTCATTACAAAAACAAAGCCAACAAACATGGAGAAAAATGTCATTAGAAGATTTATTCAAGCTCCTCAAAAACGGAAGGGTGCAAAGGAGTTGTTTGATGTGGACATTGCAAAGGAGAGCAACATGAAAATTCTTGAGGGTATTGGGAAAATAGCAAAAGATTGCATAAAAGAGGACATTGATAAACGTCCAGAAATGAATAATGTCGCTGCACGTCTCCGAGAGCTCAGGAAAACTCTTGAACTAGGGGGGAAAAGACAG AATGGTGGACATATACTAAAAGACATCTACAACATAAGGATTTACACAAATGAGGAAATACTTAATATCACACATAACTTCTCAACTGCTCTGAGTAAAAGCTCTAGCAGCGATGTTTACTTGGGAGACATTGATGACAATACCAGAGTGGCAGTGAAGGTTTTCACTAACGTGAGTGAATCTCGTGAGGAGTTTGTTTTGCAACTGATCATCCAATCTCAAGTGCAACATCAGAACATTGTCAAGCTCTTTGGTTGTTGCCTGGAGATGGATCATCCGATTTCAGTGTGTGAATATGTGCCCAATGGTGCCCTTTGCAATTACCTAGTTGTGGAGAAGGGTGAAGAAACAGGGGAAAGGTCACTCTTGGATATGAATACACGTCACTTTATTGCGTTGGGGGTGGCGAACGCGATAGCATGCTTGCACGAGAAGTGGATGGACACACTGAATGACAGCATCACGCCGTGGGATATTCTCCTGGATGGTAACTTCTGCTCCAAGTTGTCCAAGCCAACACCTATAATTATTAATGAGAGTACCATCATGACTACTGAAGTAGTACCAGGTAACTACATGTATATGGCACCAGAGAGGTTATTTTTCTCTCGGGGATTCATCACGGCAAAGGCTGACGTCTACAGCTTCGGTCAGCTGCTGCTGGATATCGTCTTTGGTATCCGTGACACCATGTTCTGGGAGGAGTTGGTGGGCAGAAAGTCATTTGACTTCGTCAATATAGTCTATCAGGAAGTTTATCTAAAGCAACGAATTGCGGACTGCCTGGATCCATGCATTATCCAGGCAGAGGCCTATGATTCTGCCAGAAGCATGGCCACAGCAGAGCACATGGTGAAAACGGCCTTGTGGTGTATGCAATTCAATGCAGACCATCGACCCTCCATGCAGAAGGTTGTTGAGATGCTTCAGGGCACCATCGACATCGATGAACCACCCAATCCCAGATCGTCCAATTTATATGATAGTGCGTCATACTCTAATTATAGGCACAATCTGCCCCATCCTAGTAGTGATGAAG TCTACAGCATCATTCAGAAATGTCTTGCATGA